The following are encoded together in the Humulus lupulus chromosome 5, drHumLupu1.1, whole genome shotgun sequence genome:
- the LOC133779663 gene encoding uncharacterized protein LOC133779663 → MSLWVDSLQKAKREAQDAHKFHAHLCESFLRQRSKITWPQLGNENSSYFHASLKKRMEENRITTDIDNQGAIVDNYAFVVDHFLSHFRSFMLSSSSASSSIRLDCIEFGNKLDFHQQFSLSDVKKARFNIHTVLPYLIDSNQGAFIKHCSIAHNVLIFQALLKGYTRKNIYSRCLLKIDLSKAYDTIDWDFLADFLKALCFPSKFINWIMGSIDSVRIVQKAFQDFCDTSGSAANKNKSRIYIGGVDETTKDTMEDSDKEKWQEAMNLEIESMHSNSVWTLEVIPENVRAIGCK, encoded by the exons ATGAGTCTGTGGGTGGATTCTCTTCAAAAAGCTAAAAGGGAAGCTCAAGATGCGCACAAGTTTCATGCCCATCTCTGTGAAAGTTTTCTTAGACAGCGAAGTAAGATCACTTGGCCCCAATTGGGGAATGAAAATTCTTCATATTTCCATGCTAGCTTAAAGAAAAGGATGGAAGAAAATAGAATCACTACTGATATAGATAATCAAGGAGCTATTGTAGATAATTATGCTTTTGTGGTTGATCATTTTCTGAGTCATTTTAGAAGTTTTATGTTAAGTTCTAGTTCTGCTTCTTCTAGTATTCGGCTGGACTGTATAGAGTTTGGTAACAAACTGGACTTTCATCAACAGTTTTCTTTGAGTGATGTCAAGAAAGCTCGCTTCAACATTCATACG GTACTTCCTTACTTGATTGATAGCAATCAAGGTGCATTCATCAAACATTGTTCTATAGCACATAATGTTCTCATCTTTCAAGCCCTCCTTAAAGGTTATACTAGGAAGAATATTTATTCTAGATGTTTATTGAAGATAGATCTTAGCAAGGCGTATGACACTATTGATTGGGATTTTTTGGCAGACTTTCTTAAAGCTCTTTGCTTCCCTTCTAAGTTCATCAATTGGATTATG GGTTCTATTGATTCTGTGAGGATAGTGCAAAAAGCGTTTCAGGACTTCTGTGATACCTCTGGTTCGGCTGCTAATAAAAACAAGTCTCGTATTTACATTGGTGGTGTTGATGAGACTACTAA GGATACAATGGaggattctgacaaagaaaaatggcaagaagccatgaacctgGAAATAGAATCAATGCATTCCAATTCCGTCTGGACTCTTGAAGTTATTCCTGAAAATGTTAGAGCTATTGGTTGTAAGTAG